From Senegalia massiliensis, a single genomic window includes:
- the pheT gene encoding phenylalanine--tRNA ligase subunit beta, giving the protein MLIPIKWLREYIDIEDIETRELAEKLTMSGSHVDSIEQVDKGVKKVVVGKILEIKPHPNADKLVITKIDIGEDILQIVTGATNIRENDYVPVALVGARLPDGTKIKKGKLRGETSKGMLCSANELGIKEDLIPKELKDGIYILDEEFTLGEDIRKALELEGEVIDFEITPNRSDCLSIIGMARETAATFSRKLKYPEIIIQNQVDNIKNLISNIEIKNENLCNRYYAKVVKNVKVKSSPMWLQRKLVESNIRPINNIVDITNYVMLELGQPIHAFDLDKINGDKIIVRNAKNDEKITTLDSVERKLSEDMLVISDVEKPIAVAGVMGGENTEVYSNTKNILIESANFDGRNIRLTAKGLGIRTDASAKYEKDLDANISDKAANRVCQLIEMIGAGDIVEGNIDIYPNKSDEINIELRPNKVNDMLGINLDTNDMIKILNDLELKSFKKDDYIVTTIPTFRSDITMETDLVEEIGRIYGFHNIESKPLVGVLTKGGKSLKREIEDYIKNSLTGIGINEITTYSFISPKAYDKINLPEDSVKRRSVKIKNPLGDDFSVMRTTLIPNTLEVLARNYKYGVNKAWSYEIGNIFIPKSIDSKSLPQEIKNLTIGMYGASDFFYLKGILNNLFSLLGIEDVEYFVEENNNTFHPGRCASIMKGDHVLGVMGEVHPDVMNNYGLKQRTYITEIDLDILTYLTKLDREYKELPKYPSITRDIALVVDEEVLVKQIEDIVKENSGDLVEEINLFDIYRGDQIPENKKSVAYSIVYRSSKKTLKDEEVSEVHQKIVKKLIDKLDASLRK; this is encoded by the coding sequence ATGTTAATACCGATTAAATGGCTAAGAGAATATATAGATATAGAAGATATTGAAACAAGAGAACTAGCAGAAAAACTTACAATGAGTGGTTCACATGTTGATTCAATTGAACAAGTAGATAAAGGTGTAAAAAAAGTAGTGGTAGGTAAAATTTTAGAAATAAAACCTCATCCTAATGCTGATAAACTTGTTATAACTAAGATTGATATTGGAGAAGATATTTTACAAATAGTTACTGGAGCTACTAATATAAGAGAAAATGATTATGTTCCAGTAGCATTAGTTGGAGCAAGACTACCAGATGGTACAAAAATTAAAAAAGGTAAATTAAGAGGAGAAACATCAAAAGGAATGCTTTGTTCAGCTAATGAACTTGGTATAAAAGAGGATTTAATTCCAAAAGAATTAAAAGATGGCATATATATTTTAGATGAAGAGTTTACCTTAGGGGAAGATATAAGAAAAGCTTTAGAACTTGAAGGTGAAGTTATAGACTTTGAGATAACTCCTAATAGATCAGATTGTTTAAGTATTATAGGTATGGCACGTGAAACAGCGGCTACTTTTTCTAGAAAGTTAAAATATCCTGAAATTATTATACAAAATCAGGTAGATAATATAAAAAATTTGATAAGTAATATTGAAATAAAAAATGAAAATTTATGTAATAGATATTATGCTAAAGTTGTAAAAAATGTAAAAGTAAAATCTTCTCCTATGTGGTTACAAAGGAAATTAGTTGAATCAAATATTAGACCTATAAATAATATAGTAGACATAACAAATTATGTTATGCTTGAGTTAGGTCAACCAATACATGCATTTGATTTAGATAAAATAAATGGTGATAAAATAATTGTTAGAAATGCAAAAAATGATGAAAAAATAACTACATTAGATTCAGTAGAAAGAAAACTTTCAGAAGATATGTTAGTTATATCAGATGTAGAGAAACCAATTGCAGTAGCAGGTGTAATGGGTGGAGAAAATACAGAAGTATATTCTAATACAAAAAATATACTTATAGAATCTGCAAATTTTGATGGCAGAAATATAAGACTTACTGCAAAGGGATTAGGAATAAGAACTGATGCTTCAGCAAAATATGAAAAAGATTTAGATGCAAATATTTCAGATAAAGCAGCTAATAGAGTATGTCAACTAATAGAGATGATTGGTGCTGGAGATATTGTAGAGGGTAATATTGATATATATCCAAACAAATCAGATGAAATAAATATTGAATTAAGACCAAATAAAGTAAATGATATGCTAGGAATAAATTTAGATACTAATGATATGATTAAGATTTTAAATGATTTAGAACTTAAATCATTTAAAAAAGATGATTATATTGTTACAACTATTCCTACTTTTAGAAGTGATATAACAATGGAAACAGATTTAGTAGAAGAAATAGGGAGAATATATGGATTTCATAATATTGAATCTAAACCACTCGTAGGAGTATTAACTAAAGGTGGTAAGAGTTTAAAAAGAGAAATAGAAGATTATATAAAAAACTCACTCACAGGTATAGGTATAAATGAAATAACAACATACTCATTTATAAGTCCTAAAGCTTATGATAAAATTAATTTGCCAGAAGATAGTGTAAAAAGAAGAAGTGTAAAAATTAAAAATCCATTAGGTGATGATTTTAGTGTTATGAGAACTACCCTTATTCCAAATACATTGGAAGTATTGGCTAGAAATTATAAATATGGAGTAAATAAAGCTTGGAGCTATGAAATTGGCAATATCTTCATACCAAAAAGTATTGATTCAAAAAGTCTTCCACAAGAAATAAAGAATTTAACTATAGGAATGTATGGTGCGTCAGATTTCTTTTATTTAAAAGGTATATTAAATAATCTATTTTCATTACTTGGTATTGAAGATGTAGAATATTTTGTAGAAGAAAATAATAATACATTTCATCCCGGTAGATGTGCTAGTATAATGAAGGGAGATCATGTTTTAGGAGTGATGGGGGAAGTTCATCCAGATGTTATGAATAATTATGGATTAAAACAGAGAACTTATATAACTGAAATTGATTTAGATATTTTAACTTATTTAACTAAATTAGATAGAGAATATAAGGAATTACCTAAATATCCATCTATCACTAGAGATATAGCATTAGTAGTTGATGAGGAAGTTTTAGTGAAACAAATAGAAGATATAGTAAAAGAAAATTCAGGAGATTTAGTTGAAGAAATAAATTTATTTGATATATATAGAGGAGATCAAATACCAGAAAATAAAAAAAGTGTAGCATACTCTATTGTTTATAGATCTAGCAAAAAAACATTAAAAGATGAAGAGGTTTCAGAAGTTCATCAAAAAATAGTAAAAAAATTGATTGATAAACTTGATGCAAGTTTGAGAAAATAA
- the infC gene encoding translation initiation factor IF-3, giving the protein MFKLNRRCLDIKELQINEQIRDREVRLIDSNGDQVGVVPVKKAQAIAYDRKLDLVKVAPNAKPPVCRVMDYGKYKYEQAKKEKEAKKNQKTINIKEIRLTPRIEEHDLNVKSSKAVKFLENGDKVKVTVRFRGRELGHTEIGREVLGQFAELTSEVGVIDKKAKMEGRNMVMFLSPKES; this is encoded by the coding sequence GTGTTTAAATTAAATAGGAGGTGCCTTGATATTAAAGAACTTCAAATTAACGAGCAAATTAGAGACAGAGAAGTAAGACTTATTGATTCCAATGGTGATCAAGTAGGAGTTGTTCCTGTTAAAAAAGCTCAAGCTATTGCTTATGACAGGAAGCTAGATCTTGTAAAAGTAGCTCCAAATGCTAAGCCGCCAGTTTGTAGAGTAATGGACTACGGTAAGTACAAATATGAACAAGCTAAAAAAGAAAAAGAAGCTAAGAAAAATCAGAAAACTATTAACATAAAAGAAATAAGACTTACACCAAGAATAGAAGAACATGACCTTAATGTTAAAAGTAGTAAAGCGGTTAAATTTCTTGAAAACGGAGATAAAGTAAAAGTTACAGTTAGATTTAGAGGAAGAGAGCTTGGACATACAGAAATTGGAAGAGAAGTACTTGGACAATTTGCTGAATTGACTTCTGAGGTAGGAGTTATAGATAAAAAAGCTAAAATGGAAGGTAGAAATATGGTAATGTTTTTATCTCCAAAAGAGTCATAA
- the pheS gene encoding phenylalanine--tRNA ligase subunit alpha, translating into MREKIKDLRSIAIKELNMIKNLSDLDKFRVKYLGKKGELTKILRGMGSLSKEERPIIGKVVNEVREELENKIKDIKLTLENERKKEKFKKEKLDITLPGKNLNLGHRHPLMQTIENLENVFLNMGFEIVEGPEVETVSNNFDALNSPENHPSRDITDTFYITDDILLRTHTSPVQIRAMKEKKPPLKIISAGRTFRFDDVDDTHSPMFHQLEGLVIDKNITMANLKHTIDMFIKELFGEGMKTRFRPHYFPFTEPSAEVDVSCLECMGEGCKSCNGTGWSMELLGCGMVHPQVLKNCGLDPDEYSGFAFGLGVDRIAMVKYNINNIRLLFENDMRFLNQF; encoded by the coding sequence ATGAGAGAAAAAATTAAAGATTTAAGAAGTATTGCTATAAAAGAATTAAATATGATTAAGAATTTATCTGATTTAGATAAATTTAGAGTTAAGTATTTAGGAAAAAAAGGAGAGCTTACTAAGATATTAAGAGGTATGGGTTCTTTATCTAAAGAAGAAAGACCTATAATTGGTAAGGTTGTTAATGAGGTAAGAGAAGAATTAGAAAATAAAATTAAAGATATAAAATTAACTTTAGAAAATGAGAGAAAAAAAGAAAAATTTAAAAAAGAAAAGTTAGATATTACTTTGCCAGGTAAAAATCTAAATTTAGGACATAGACATCCTTTAATGCAAACAATAGAGAATTTAGAAAATGTATTTTTGAATATGGGATTTGAAATAGTTGAAGGTCCAGAAGTTGAAACTGTAAGTAATAATTTTGATGCTTTGAATTCTCCTGAAAATCATCCTTCAAGAGATATAACTGATACATTTTATATAACAGATGATATATTACTTAGAACACATACTTCTCCAGTTCAAATTAGAGCTATGAAAGAAAAAAAACCACCTTTAAAAATAATATCAGCAGGTAGGACTTTTAGATTTGATGATGTAGATGATACACATTCACCAATGTTTCACCAACTGGAAGGTTTAGTTATAGATAAAAATATCACAATGGCAAATTTAAAGCATACAATAGATATGTTTATAAAAGAGTTATTTGGAGAAGGAATGAAAACTAGATTTAGACCACATTATTTTCCTTTTACAGAGCCAAGTGCTGAAGTAGATGTTTCTTGTTTAGAATGTATGGGAGAAGGCTGTAAATCATGTAATGGTACAGGATGGAGTATGGAATTATTAGGTTGTGGAATGGTTCATCCTCAGGTACTTAAAAATTGTGGGTTAGATCCAGATGAATATAGTGGGTTTGCCTTTGGACTTGGTGTAGATAGAATTGCAATGGTTAAATATAATATAAATAATATTAGACTATTATTTGAAAATGATATGAGATTTTTAAATCAATTTTAA
- the rpmI gene encoding 50S ribosomal protein L35 has translation MPKMKTHRGAAKRFKKTGKGKIKRWSNYTSHILGKKSAKRKRQLRKEKIMDNSDQKRIEKLLPYK, from the coding sequence ATGCCAAAAATGAAAACTCATAGAGGAGCAGCTAAAAGATTTAAGAAAACAGGTAAAGGTAAGATAAAAAGATGGAGTAACTATACAAGTCATATCTTAGGTAAAAAATCTGCAAAAAGAAAAAGACAATTAAGAAAAGAAAAAATAATGGATAATAGTGATCAAAAAAGAATTGAAAAATTATTACCATACAAATAG
- a CDS encoding potassium channel family protein, with protein MKQFVVIGCGSFGTSVAVTLYNLGYDVLAIDKNEEKVQEISDKVTYAVQADAIDENSLKSLGVRNFDVAVVTIGSDLQASIMATLMAKELGIKFVIAKAQNALHAKVLEKTGADKVVFPERDMGSRVARSLVSSNILDHIEFAPDYSIVEVTALKDWEEKTLNQLKLPSKYGINVIAIRHGEEINITPYADDKIDKGDVLIVIGHNKDLKTLEK; from the coding sequence ATGAAACAATTTGTGGTAATAGGTTGTGGAAGTTTTGGTACAAGTGTTGCTGTTACACTTTATAATTTAGGTTATGATGTATTAGCTATAGATAAAAATGAAGAAAAAGTACAGGAAATATCAGATAAAGTAACTTATGCAGTTCAAGCAGATGCTATAGATGAAAACTCACTTAAGTCCCTAGGAGTAAGAAATTTTGATGTTGCAGTAGTTACTATAGGTTCGGATTTACAGGCATCTATAATGGCAACATTAATGGCAAAAGAATTAGGGATAAAATTTGTAATAGCTAAAGCACAGAATGCACTTCATGCTAAAGTATTAGAAAAGACAGGAGCAGATAAAGTAGTATTCCCTGAAAGAGATATGGGAAGTAGAGTTGCTAGGAGCTTAGTATCTTCTAATATATTAGATCATATTGAATTTGCACCTGATTATAGTATTGTTGAAGTAACTGCTCTAAAAGATTGGGAAGAAAAAACATTGAACCAATTAAAATTACCAAGTAAATATGGAATAAATGTTATTGCAATTAGACATGGTGAAGAGATAAATATTACACCTTATGCCGATGATAAAATTGATAAAGGTGATGTTTTAATTGTAATTGGTCATAATAAAGATTTAAAAACATTAGAAAAATAG
- a CDS encoding TrkH family potassium uptake protein produces the protein MIKIELKNRVNELKSNPAQVLVLGFAALIFIGATLLNLPMASASGKSIGFIDAFFTATSAVSVTGLVVVNTAAHWSLFGKVVILLLIQIGGLGFMTMATLVPLLIGKKITLKDRLIMQEELNQFSLSGVVKLTRYIIISTFVIEGIGTVLLSFKFIPEYGIGKGLWYSVFHAISAYCNAGFDIIGNSLESYVTSPIINGTISLLVILGGIGYSVYLDMSSTRQFRKLLLHTKVVLAMTLALLLIGFVIFLAVEYNNPETIGNLSFGSKVMASFFHSVLPRTAGFNSVSMAGVTNATAFMIIILMFIGGSPGSTAGGIKTTTIGVVILAIISVVRGDSDVKIFARRIPVEIIFRALAVLGIGLLIVIVVTMILSLTETNLERYSFLDITFETVSAFGTVGLSRGLTPYLSDIGRVIIAITMFIGRLGPLTMAFAFAKRRKEKKGLYRYPKERITVG, from the coding sequence ATGATTAAAATAGAACTTAAAAATAGAGTTAATGAATTAAAATCTAATCCTGCTCAAGTATTAGTTTTAGGATTTGCTGCTTTAATATTTATAGGAGCAACATTACTTAATTTGCCTATGGCTTCTGCTAGTGGGAAAAGTATTGGATTTATAGATGCATTTTTTACTGCTACTTCAGCTGTATCTGTTACTGGACTTGTAGTGGTTAATACTGCAGCCCATTGGTCACTATTTGGTAAAGTTGTAATTCTTCTTTTAATACAAATTGGAGGATTAGGATTTATGACCATGGCAACTTTAGTGCCATTACTTATAGGAAAAAAGATAACACTTAAGGATAGACTTATAATGCAAGAAGAGCTTAATCAATTTTCACTTTCAGGAGTTGTTAAGCTTACACGTTATATTATAATATCTACTTTTGTGATAGAAGGTATAGGAACTGTATTATTATCTTTTAAATTCATACCTGAATATGGTATTGGCAAAGGGTTATGGTATTCTGTATTTCATGCTATATCAGCTTATTGTAATGCAGGGTTTGATATTATAGGTAATAGTTTAGAATCTTACGTTACTAGTCCTATTATAAATGGGACTATAAGTTTACTTGTTATATTAGGTGGTATAGGATATTCAGTCTATCTTGATATGTCTTCTACAAGGCAATTTAGAAAATTATTATTACATACAAAAGTAGTTTTAGCTATGACTTTAGCTCTTTTATTAATAGGATTTGTAATATTCTTAGCTGTAGAATATAATAATCCTGAAACTATTGGAAATTTATCATTTGGCTCAAAAGTAATGGCTTCGTTCTTCCATTCAGTACTTCCTAGAACAGCAGGTTTTAATAGTGTAAGTATGGCGGGAGTTACAAATGCTACTGCTTTTATGATAATAATACTTATGTTTATAGGAGGATCACCAGGTTCTACTGCAGGTGGTATAAAAACTACAACAATAGGAGTTGTAATACTAGCTATTATTTCAGTTGTTAGAGGAGATAGTGATGTTAAAATATTTGCAAGAAGAATTCCTGTAGAAATTATATTTAGGGCTCTTGCAGTTCTTGGAATAGGACTGCTTATAGTAATAGTAGTTACAATGATATTGTCCTTAACAGAAACTAATTTAGAAAGATATAGTTTTTTAGATATTACTTTTGAAACTGTATCAGCATTTGGTACAGTAGGTCTCTCTAGAGGGCTTACTCCGTATTTATCAGATATTGGAAGAGTAATAATTGCAATAACAATGTTTATTGGAAGACTTGGACCACTTACAATGGCATTTGCATTTGCTAAGAGAAGAAAAGAGAAAAAAGGATTATATAGATATCCAAAAGAAAGAATTACTGTAGGATAG
- a CDS encoding ATP-dependent metallopeptidase FtsH/Yme1/Tma family protein produces MFFYYKKSNGDRQLVMASINSDKKSDDNFSKKNRPNVSFKDVAGLEEVKEEMQEIIDFINDSEKFHKMGAKIPNGILFHGPPGTGKTLLAKAVAGETNSTFLYSSGSEFVEKYVGVGAKRIRGLFEKARKDSPAIIFIDEIDAIGCKRNMDSNNEKDQTLNQLLVEMDGFSDKSTVIIIGATNRLDLLDEALLRPGRFDRHIYIGNPNLKAREDIFNVHIKNKPIDKSVNIGDLSRKTHGFTGAQLASIANEAAIIAVRNKKKKIDNIDFNAAIERVVAGLEVKHPTVLKKEKNIVAHHEAGHAIVGKLLNSDMIQKISIVPRGEALGYVLNFPDEERYLLTQQELYNKIIVLLAGRAAEKICFDEVTTGAQNDLKKATKLANNMVCNYGMSSLGNISIDETHIRYSIDTINTEVKTIMEDCYSKALDIIRNNEHILKEVANYLLEKETMDKEQLDILLNKKDNLSKTAN; encoded by the coding sequence ATGTTTTTCTATTATAAAAAATCAAATGGGGATAGACAATTAGTTATGGCTTCTATAAACTCTGATAAAAAATCAGATGATAATTTTTCTAAGAAAAATAGACCAAATGTTTCTTTTAAAGATGTTGCAGGTTTAGAAGAAGTAAAAGAAGAAATGCAAGAGATTATTGATTTTATAAACGATTCGGAAAAATTTCATAAAATGGGAGCTAAAATCCCAAATGGAATCTTGTTTCATGGACCTCCAGGAACTGGAAAAACTCTTCTTGCTAAAGCAGTTGCCGGCGAAACAAATTCAACTTTTTTATACTCAAGTGGTTCAGAATTTGTTGAAAAATACGTAGGGGTAGGAGCAAAAAGAATAAGGGGACTTTTTGAAAAAGCTAGAAAAGATTCTCCTGCAATAATATTCATAGATGAAATTGATGCTATAGGATGTAAAAGGAATATGGATAGTAATAATGAAAAAGACCAAACTCTAAACCAGCTGTTAGTGGAAATGGACGGATTTAGTGATAAATCTACAGTCATAATAATAGGAGCAACAAATAGACTAGATTTATTAGATGAAGCACTACTTAGACCCGGTAGATTTGATAGACATATATATATAGGAAATCCAAATTTGAAAGCAAGAGAAGATATTTTTAATGTTCATATTAAAAATAAACCAATTGATAAGTCTGTAAATATTGGCGATTTATCAAGAAAAACTCATGGATTTACAGGTGCTCAACTTGCGAGTATTGCTAATGAAGCTGCTATAATTGCAGTGAGAAACAAAAAGAAAAAAATAGATAATATCGATTTTAATGCAGCAATAGAAAGAGTAGTAGCTGGACTGGAAGTAAAGCATCCTACTGTCTTAAAAAAGGAAAAAAATATAGTAGCACATCATGAAGCTGGCCATGCAATTGTAGGAAAGCTATTAAATTCAGATATGATACAAAAAATTTCTATAGTTCCTAGAGGAGAAGCCCTAGGTTATGTTTTAAATTTTCCAGATGAAGAAAGATATTTACTTACTCAACAAGAGTTATATAATAAAATAATAGTATTATTAGCAGGAAGAGCCGCAGAAAAAATTTGTTTCGATGAAGTAACTACAGGTGCTCAAAACGACTTAAAAAAAGCTACTAAATTAGCTAATAATATGGTGTGTAATTATGGAATGAGTTCCTTAGGTAATATATCAATTGATGAAACTCACATAAGATACTCTATTGATACTATTAATACTGAGGTTAAAACAATAATGGAAGATTGTTATTCTAAAGCACTAGATATAATAAGAAACAATGAACATATTTTAAAAGAAGTTGCAAATTATCTTTTAGAAAAAGAAACTATGGATAAAGAACAATTAGATATACTTTTAAATAAAAAAGATAATTTAAGTAAAACAGCTAATTAA
- the rplT gene encoding 50S ribosomal protein L20 has protein sequence MARVKKAMNAKKKHKKVLKLAKGYYGAKSRLFKPANQAVMRALRSAYIGRKLRKRDFRKLWITRINAAARMNGLSYSKFINGLKKSNIDINRKMLSEMAIYDPEGFKSLVETAKENI, from the coding sequence ATGGCAAGAGTTAAAAAAGCAATGAATGCTAAAAAGAAACATAAAAAAGTATTAAAACTTGCAAAAGGATATTATGGGGCAAAAAGCAGATTATTCAAACCTGCAAATCAAGCAGTTATGAGAGCTCTTAGATCAGCATATATCGGACGTAAATTAAGAAAGAGAGATTTTAGAAAACTTTGGATTACAAGAATAAATGCTGCTGCAAGAATGAATGGTTTATCTTACAGTAAATTTATAAATGGATTAAAGAAATCTAATATAGATATAAATAGAAAAATGCTTTCTGAAATGGCAATTTATGATCCTGAAGGATTTAAATCATTAGTAGAAACAGCAAAAGAAAATATATAA
- the zapA gene encoding cell division protein ZapA, giving the protein MAEKRKVIVKINGQDYTVIGEESEEYINHIANYIDSKMKEIINKNNKFSQSMAAILTAFTITDEYYKVKLDLEDLKEEIKEPLEELDRIKNENSELNIESKKLKSERDEVREELYNVKKENDKNSILAKDLKDSLQLKEKELEESEKMINGLQNKLFENQVELIKIKKELEELKNEYDK; this is encoded by the coding sequence ATGGCTGAAAAAAGAAAAGTCATAGTAAAAATAAATGGACAAGATTATACTGTAATAGGAGAAGAGTCTGAAGAGTATATTAACCATATTGCTAACTATATAGATTCAAAGATGAAAGAAATTATAAATAAGAATAACAAATTTAGTCAATCAATGGCAGCAATACTTACTGCATTTACTATAACTGATGAATACTATAAGGTTAAACTTGATTTAGAGGACCTAAAAGAAGAAATTAAAGAACCCCTTGAAGAGTTAGATAGAATTAAAAATGAAAATTCAGAGTTAAATATTGAATCTAAGAAGTTAAAATCTGAAAGAGATGAAGTTAGGGAAGAACTATATAATGTAAAAAAAGAAAATGATAAGAATTCTATATTGGCTAAAGATCTTAAAGATTCTCTACAATTAAAAGAAAAAGAATTAGAAGAAAGTGAAAAAATGATAAATGGATTACAAAACAAGTTATTTGAAAATCAAGTAGAATTAATAAAGATAAAAAAAGAGCTAGAAGAATTAAAAAACGAATATGATAAATAA
- a CDS encoding DUF421 domain-containing protein — MHKHLVEDPIYLARAIGVYFLALLTVRLMGKRSIGELGAFDFVLMTGIGHIMSAVALERKIPFHDGILVLVTIAALEVVLAVVAYKSRKVAKVIEGRPRYLIKDGKILKENMRKEKFNIYNLRQELRIFGVDDEKEVEKATIEASGKFSVILKKTEGHVRRKDLGIYKEDGRPQYIDKKIYEIKSEIDRLNITLNNLIIEVRKMNRDE; from the coding sequence ATGCATAAACATTTAGTAGAAGATCCAATATATTTGGCACGTGCAATTGGTGTTTACTTTTTAGCTTTATTAACTGTAAGACTTATGGGAAAAAGATCTATAGGTGAATTAGGCGCTTTTGATTTTGTATTAATGACTGGTATTGGTCATATAATGAGTGCAGTAGCATTAGAACGTAAAATACCTTTTCATGATGGTATATTAGTTTTAGTTACAATAGCTGCCCTGGAGGTTGTTTTGGCTGTAGTTGCTTATAAATCTAGAAAGGTTGCAAAAGTAATTGAAGGTAGACCAAGATATCTTATAAAAGATGGAAAAATATTAAAAGAAAATATGAGAAAAGAAAAATTTAATATATATAATTTAAGGCAAGAATTGAGAATATTTGGTGTAGATGATGAAAAAGAAGTAGAAAAAGCTACAATAGAAGCATCTGGAAAATTTAGTGTAATATTAAAGAAGACTGAGGGACATGTAAGGAGAAAAGATCTCGGTATATATAAAGAAGATGGAAGACCCCAATATATTGACAAAAAAATTTATGAGATTAAATCAGAAATAGATAGATTAAATATTACTTTAAATAACCTTATTATAGAAGTAAGGAAGATGAATAGAGACGAATAG
- the rlmB gene encoding 23S rRNA (guanosine(2251)-2'-O)-methyltransferase RlmB, with product MEIESSSNKIIKEVRSLNKKKNRIKRGLYFIEGIRIVEDAIRSKEDIEYILYSDKLFDVQMGKELLDFIDGRYKTYKVNESLFNDVSDTETPQGILAVIKMKNYSIEDIFTEKDFIIILDRLQDPGNMGTIIRSADALGATGIIISKGSVDVYNQKVLRSTMGSLFHIPIIHVEDIKETILKLKEKDIKIFATTLNESKYCYDVDFKKNIAVIIGNEGNGVGNDIYNLSDENIIIPMIGNSESLNVAMASSIIMYEVLRQRKNI from the coding sequence ATGGAGATAGAAAGTTCATCCAATAAAATCATAAAAGAAGTTAGAAGTTTAAATAAAAAAAAGAATAGAATAAAAAGAGGGCTTTATTTTATAGAGGGGATTAGAATAGTTGAAGATGCTATAAGATCAAAAGAAGATATAGAATATATTTTATACTCTGATAAATTATTTGATGTTCAAATGGGTAAAGAATTACTTGATTTTATAGATGGAAGATATAAAACATATAAAGTTAATGAATCTTTATTTAATGACGTATCGGATACAGAAACTCCTCAAGGAATACTAGCAGTTATAAAAATGAAAAATTATAGTATAGAAGATATATTCACTGAGAAAGATTTCATAATAATATTAGATAGACTACAAGATCCAGGCAATATGGGTACTATAATAAGAAGTGCAGATGCTTTAGGAGCTACAGGTATAATTATAAGTAAAGGTTCAGTTGATGTTTATAATCAAAAAGTTTTACGTTCCACAATGGGTTCCTTATTTCATATTCCTATAATTCATGTAGAAGATATAAAAGAAACAATTTTAAAGTTAAAAGAAAAAGATATAAAAATTTTTGCTACTACATTAAATGAATCTAAATATTGCTATGATGTTGATTTTAAAAAAAATATAGCAGTTATTATAGGAAATGAAGGAAATGGAGTAGGAAATGATATATATAACTTAAGTGATGAAAATATAATTATACCTATGATTGGGAATTCAGAATCATTGAATGTTGCTATGGCTTCATCTATAATTATGTATGAAGTATTAAGACAAAGAAAAAATATTTAG